In a genomic window of Sebaldella sp. S0638:
- a CDS encoding ImmA/IrrE family metallo-endopeptidase, translating to MSEENFSRIANNLIATYGTNDPFKLAKYLNIQIVYLDYKAWLGLYSNINGVRTIFINNNLPKISQDGVCSHEVGHSFQPFKESVFMKEKFLFENNRIEREANVFAATLMFSRDIDESELTETDKMLLRNLEKYKLY from the coding sequence ATGTCCGAAGAAAATTTTAGCAGAATTGCAAATAATTTAATCGCCACTTATGGTACAAATGATCCTTTTAAACTAGCCAAGTATCTTAATATACAGATAGTGTATTTAGATTATAAAGCTTGGCTCGGTTTATACTCTAATATCAATGGAGTAAGAACAATATTTATAAACAATAATTTACCCAAAATATCTCAAGATGGGGTGTGCAGTCATGAAGTAGGGCATTCTTTCCAACCTTTTAAAGAAAGCGTATTCATGAAAGAAAAGTTCCTATTTGAAAACAACCGAATAGAAAGAGAAGCTAATGTTTTTGCTGCAACACTTATGTTTAGCCGAGATATCGATGAATCAGAACTGACAGAAACCGACAAAATGCTACTTAGAAATTTAGAAAAATATAAACTTTATTAA